One Acidobacteriota bacterium DNA window includes the following coding sequences:
- a CDS encoding DNA-binding protein codes for MSASRWLTVEDVAAQLALEDDDVLRLYRAGVLPGVLLGPGLLRFRPDAADQYRRRRSAPLSERSA; via the coding sequence GTGAGCGCGTCGCGCTGGCTCACCGTCGAGGACGTCGCCGCGCAGCTCGCCCTCGAGGACGACGACGTGCTGCGCCTCTACCGCGCGGGTGTGCTGCCGGGGGTCCTCCTCGGTCCCGGCCTGCTTCGCTTCCGGCCCGATGCGGCCGACCAGTACCGGCGCCGGCGATCGGCGCCCCTATCCGAGAGGAGTGCCTGA
- a CDS encoding helix-turn-helix domain-containing protein has product MTFVTAPAGPHVARPSPPPRLVTAKAAARELGIPYNSLRDLAHRGLIAVVRVGRAWYFERRELDRLIDRLREQPSER; this is encoded by the coding sequence ATGACGTTTGTGACAGCGCCTGCCGGACCTCACGTCGCGAGACCTTCGCCACCCCCGCGGCTCGTCACGGCGAAGGCTGCCGCGCGCGAGCTGGGGATCCCGTACAACTCGCTTCGTGACCTCGCGCACCGCGGGCTCATCGCGGTCGTGCGGGTGGGCCGGGCTTGGTATTTCGAGCGGCGCGAGTTGGATCGCCTCATCGATCGCCTGCGTGAGCAGCCCTCCGAGCGATGA